ATTGAATGATTATTTTATTAGGCTGATGAAGTGATAGATCATAGTTTGATAATCAAACATCAAAGGTTTCACTTCCTCTGCCAGATGGCACGCCTATTATCGTTATAGATTAAATTAATTTCTGTCTTTTTTACGTATTTAATTTCTGTTTGTGATGTCATTTAAAATTACCGCTAACGTCCGGCATATTTGCGAAGGCACGGCATTTGAAAATCGTCTGCCGATTATTTGCACAAAAGTTGATAGTAGCACAAATGTTCACTTACTTCCGTCTGCCGTGCTTTTTCAAATATGTTTGTAATGTGTAGTACTCATTTTGATTGCATATATGCAATTTCATTAATAAAGTTTTTAGTAAAAGATATCTTATCTTTACTATCATCAACTGTTTTAAGCCCCTCTTGCAAAATACTTCGCCAACCAATATCACACCATCTTGGTCCAGGTATATTGCGGTATATTAAATTTTGTTGAACCGAAACATACACGAAAACTAAACCGGCTTGTAAATTTTCTTCTTCATTCAGTCTTCGAAAGTTTGGAATACAGATATACTTCTTAAAATAATTTAATTCTTTTTTGCTTATCCTGCTTGAGTCCGGATTTTCTAAAAAATTATCTGGATATATTTCTAAAAGATCTGCATTGTCAAAAAAATATTCCATAGATATCCCGGCATTGGCAAGCATATATGCATTGGATATTTCTTTTCTTCTTTTTAACCTCTTAATAATGGGTTTTTGATATTCTGCAACAGGTATTTGATTATTTGTCAAATAATCAGTCAGCCAAATACAATAATGTTTAAACCCTTTATCAGTATCAGGAATATAATTCCCATCTTTGGTTAAAGGTCTTAAAATGTCGCTATAATCCGGTAGCCAAAAGTGGAAATCTCTGGCAAGGACTGAATATACTTTATCGAGAGAAATCATTTTTCCGGGTTGTAGTTTATTACGCATAACGGCAGTCTGTGAAAAAATATTTTTTCAGCATTTACAAATGTAAAATAATTTCAATAATTTTAAGGGGAAATAAATATAAAAAATGCCTCAAATACAAGGTATCAACCGAGAACAAATAACTTTTTCAAACCTTGAAAGTCAGATAGCAAAAGACAATGAAATTCGTTTTAAAGATGCTTTTGTTGAAGAGTTTGTTTCACCTGTCAGAAGCGCAAAGGGGCGCGGCATGAGAGGTGAGGTAAGAATTATGATGATAGCTGCAAGCTATAAAGATAAAATGGCACGAGCGGAAAAAACACTCGCGCCTACGAGTGTAATGAATATTTGGAGTTATGTCGCCAAAACCAATACTGGTAAGTGTTATAGAGCTAAAATACACCAAATCCATATAGGTATTGGCTGGACTTGACAAATCAATTCCTTTGAAAGATTGTGGATTTTGATACACAAAAAATTGCAACAAGAAAGTACATATTTCAATGAGTAAAAAGTAGCCACAAGCCGAGGCCGAAATAATATCTGTGTTGATATAACTTGGTTTAAGTAAATATTTCAGTACTTCCCAAAGGATGAAGAGAAAAAACACAACATACAAAATATTTAAAAAGAGAAAGTATGAAAGGGTTTTGCTAAAAAAAGTTAATCCGATTGGCAAAGCCAACACAATTAGGAATAATATTTTTTGCATTAGATTTTTCCAATGCCCTTTTTCAATAAAAACGCCAACACTTGCAACTCCCAAAATGAGCATATTTATAGGCCAAATTAGTTTGGTGTAAAAAGATAAATCGCTCACAAAGATGCCAATAAACAGATGTTGAATTAAAGCAAAAAGCAATAATTCATATTTTCGTTTGTGAATGTAGTTTAAAAATTTCTTCATTAATGTGCTTGTCCAATATCCAAACGATTTATTTTTCCTTCGGTATTGATGTGAAATTTGAAATACACTTTGAACGTTCCCCATTGCCCTGCATAAAAATTCCCGTAAATGTCTTTCCCTTCATTGGTCACCGTATCAATACTTAAGAATTTTTCTTTTTTGTCAAAAGCATTGTCGAAAAACGATTTGA
This is a stretch of genomic DNA from Bacteroidia bacterium. It encodes these proteins:
- a CDS encoding ion channel, which translates into the protein MGNVQSVFQISHQYRRKNKSFGYWTSTLMKKFLNYIHKRKYELLLFALIQHLFIGIFVSDLSFYTKLIWPINMLILGVASVGVFIEKGHWKNLMQKILFLIVLALPIGLTFFSKTLSYFLFLNILYVVFFLFILWEVLKYLLKPSYINTDIISASACGYFLLIEICTFLLQFFVYQNPQSFKGIDLSSPANTYMDLVYFSSITLTSIGFGDITPNIHYTRRRECFFRSCHFIFIACSYHHNSYLTSHAAPLCASDR